The following are encoded together in the Glycine soja cultivar W05 chromosome 5, ASM419377v2, whole genome shotgun sequence genome:
- the LOC114412360 gene encoding 3-ketodihydrosphingosine reductase-like has translation MRSMASSASSRGIAAIVGVGPNLGLSIARKFAHEGYTVAILARDLGRLSRFADEIAREEKAQVFAIRIDCSDSRSVREAFEGVLSLGFVEILVYNAYQPLPWYPTSFQDLRVDSFEKSLAISSVGAFHCAQQVLSGMVERGKGTILFTGCSASLNGIVGYSELCCGKFALRALSQCLAKEFQPQGVHVAHVIIDGVIGPPRGPMLTTTSSSSQRRNSLGEQSSGVVGGGEGTMDPDSLAQTFWHLHVQDRNAWTQEMDLRSPSARFF, from the exons ATGCGAAGCATGGCAAGCTCGGCTTCCTCGCGAGGCATTGCAGCCATCGTCGGTGTGGGCCCCAACCTTGGCCTCTCCATCGCTCGCAAGTTCGCTCACGAAGGCTACACAGTTGCCATCCTCGCGCGTGACTTGG GGAGGTTGTCAAGATTTGCTGACGAAATAGCGAGGGAAGAGAAGGCGCAGGTTTTTGCTATAAGAATAGACTGTTCCGATTCAAGAAGCGTGAGAGAGGCATTTGAAGGAGTTCTCTCTCTGGGGTTCGTGGAAATTCTCGTCTACAATGCTTACCAGCCATTACCTTGGTACCCCACCTCCTTCCAAGACCTTCGCGTTGATTCCTTCGAAAAATCCCTCGCcatttcttccgtcggtgcctTCCACTGCGCTCAACAG GTGCTGTCGGGCATGGTTGAAAGGGGAAAGGGAACGATTCTCTTCACTGGCTGCTCCGCTTCTCTGAACGGCATTGTTGGATACTCTGAACTAT GCTGTGGGAAATTCGCTTTGAGAGCACTATCGCaatgtttggccaaggaatttcaaCCTCAGGGAGTGCACGTAGCTCATGTTATCATTGACGGTGTCATTGGCCCACCCAG AGGACCAATGTTGACGACGACGTCATCATCGTCGCAGAGGAGAAATTCATTGGGGGAGCAAAGCAGTGGAGTAGTGGGAGGAGGTGAGGGTACTATGGACCCGGACTCACTCGCTCAAACCTTCTGGCACTTGCACGTTCAGGACCGAAACGCTTGGACCCAGGAGATGGATCTTCGCTCACCCTCTGCTAGATTCTTCTAG